Proteins from a single region of Puntigrus tetrazona isolate hp1 chromosome 2, ASM1883169v1, whole genome shotgun sequence:
- the wdr33 gene encoding pre-mRNA 3' end processing protein WDR33 isoform X2, whose product MATDIGSPPRFFHMPRFQHQAPRQLFYKRPDFAQQQAMQQLTFDGKRMRKAVNRKTIDYNPSVIRHLENRLWQRDHRDFRAIQPDAGCYNDLVPPVGMLNNPMNAVTTKFVRTSTNKVKCPVFVVRWTPEGRRLVTGASSGEFTLWNGLTFNFETILQAHDSPVRAMTWSHNDMWMLTADHGGYVKYWQSNMNNVKMFQAHKEAIREASFSPTDNKFATCSDDGTVRIWDFLRCHEERILRGHGADVKCVDWHPTKGLVVSGSKDSQQPIKFWDPKTGQSLATLHAHKNTVMEVKWNLNGNWLLTASRDHLCKLFDIRNLKEELQVFRGHKKEATAVAWHPVHEGLFASGGSDGSLLFWHAGVEKEVGGMEMAHEGMIWSLAWHPLGHILCSGSNDHTSKFWTRNRPGDKMRDRYNLNLLPGMSEDGVEYDDIETNSVAAIPGMGIPEQLKAAMEQEQTGKEMVAEPEMSIPGLDWGMEEVMLKDQKKPPTKKVPYAKPIPAQFQQAWAENKVPAMPPGEVPKERKDEKTADGKKKTQAEIEQEMAALQYTNPMLLEQLKIERMAQLQEQGIPSPGGQSGPMPPFPGQGGPMPPPTQGFPQSMPPQQMSHNMPPMGPGGMPGPFIPPGQMGPPGPPMHQGPPPQGMMGPDMHGPPRHPGSHRNMGPQGPPGMPPGPRGMQGPPPTGMPPGSGGMMGPPPRGQGPPQGGMMHQDMRGPVPHGNMVGPQGPMPGSMMGPPPRTHGNMQGMGNMHGMGPPPGGMHGPPNNMQGPPGNMQGPPPYMQGKPPHMGEGNRGQFSQGQNPGPQSMMHGIGQQGPNGKDGPRGPPNHHMGPPPDRQGPGQGSDGGQYWGDDGGYQEGWRRGPGQEYSVGHRGISGGPWEGQERFSSHDGEYMGHDRYDGYEDSGEEFDQRPRRPPHGEDSYRRGGPSGRGGMGVYQDEYGGDESFDSQEDMGQGWGGRGRPRGGPPRGGGVGRKGLLPTPDDYPCHYEGGRNQEGWEGGRDSGHESYREGQRPDHNMHDSPSPASRERSSSLQGMDMASLPPRKRPWHDGPGTGDMDSPGAGPDERGAGRPSPRDEGGYGHPSRGGRGGWSRGGPPNPGGPGPNVGPNTRRGAPRGVMRGGRGR is encoded by the exons ATGGCAACAGATATTGGCTCACCTCCTCGGTTTTTCCATATGCCTCGGTTCCAGCACCAGGCACCTCGTCAGCTGTTCTACAAGAGACCGGACTTTGCCCAGCAGCAGGCTATGCAGCAGCTCACTTTCGATGGCAAGCGCATGAGGAAAGCTGTGAATCGCAAGACCATTGATTACAATCCGTCTGTTATCAGACATCTTGAG AATCGATTGTGGCAACGTGATCATCGAGATTTCCGTGCTATTCAACCAGATGCAGGCTGCTACAATGAT cttgtTCCTCCAGTTGGTATGCTTAATAACCCTATGAATGCTGTTACAACAAAGTTTGTCAGAACCTCCACCAACAAAGTCAAATGCCCTGTGTTTGTTGTGCGG TGGACTCCTGAAGGCAGGCGACTTGTAACAGGTGCATCCAGTGGGGAGTTTACTTTATGGAACGGGCTCACATTTAACTTTGAGACAATTCTTCAG GCTCATGATAGCCCTGTCAGGGCAATGACCTGGTCTCACAATGACATGTGGATGTTGACTGCCGACCATGGAGGTTACGTGAAATACTGGCAGTCCAACATGAATAACGTCAAGATGTTCCAGGCTCACAAGGAGGCGATTAGAGAGGCCAG TTTCTCTCCCACGGATAATAAATTTGCCACTTGCTCTGATGATGGAACTGTACGTATCTGGGACTTTCTCCGCTGTCATGAAGAAAGAATTCTGAGAG GTCACGGAGCAGATGTGAAGTGTGTTGATTGGCATCCCACGAAGGGCTTGGTGGTATCTGGCAGCAAGGATAGCCAGCAACCTATCAAATTTTGGGACCCAAAGACTGGACAAAGTTTGGCAACACT ACatgcacataaaaacacagtcaTGGAGGTGAAGTGGAACCTTAATGGCAACTGGCTGTTGACAGCGTCACGTGACCATTTATGCAAACTGTTTGACATTCGCAACCTCAAAGAGGAGCTGCAGGTTTTTAGAGGACATAAGAAAGAAGCCACAG cTGTAGCTTGGCACCCAGTTCATGAAGGCTTGTTTGCCAGTGGAGGCTCTGATGGATCACTGCTATTTTGGCATGCAGG TGTGGAGAAAGAGGTTGGAGGAATGGAGATGGCTCATGAAGGAATGATTTGGAGTCTAGCCTGGCACCCCCTGGGCCACATCTTGTGTTCTGGGTCTAATGACCATACCAG CAAATTTTGGACAAGGAATCGACCAGGGGATAAAATGCGGGACAGATACAATCTGAACTTGTTGCCTGGAATGTCAGAAGATGGAGTGGAGTATG ATGACATAGAGACCAATAGTGTTGCAGCCATTCCCGGCATGGGGATCCCAGAACAACTGAAGGCTGCAATGGAACAAGAACAAACTG GCAAAGAGATGGTGGCAGAGCCTGAGATGAGCATTCCAGGGCTGGACTGGGGAATGGAAGAGGTGATGCTGAAGGACCAAAAAAAGCCCCCAACGAAAAAGGTTCCTTATGCAAAACCAATTCCAGCTCAGTTTCAACAG GCCTGGGCAGAGAATAAGGTTCCAGCGATGCCTCCTGGAGAGGTTCCAAAGGAAAGGAAGGATGAGAAGACAGCAGATGGCAAAAAGAAGACCCAAGCAGAGATTGAGCAGGAAATGGCTGCCCTGCAGTATACAAATCCAATGTTGCTCGAG caaCTGAAGATTGAGCGAATGGCACAGTTACAAGAGCAGGGAATCCCTTCCCCTGGTGGACAGTCAGGGCCAATGCCACCCTTTCCAGGGCAGGGTGGTCCAATGCCCCCTCCCACACAAGGATTCCCTCAGTCCATGCCTCCACAACAAATGTCGCACAACATGCCTCCAATGGGACCGGGTGGAATGCCTGGTCCTTTCATTCCTCCAGGCCAGATGGGTCCACCAGGACCTCCCATGCACCAGGGTCCCCCTCCTCAGGGCATGATGGGTCCAGACATGCATGGACCTCCACGTCATCCAGGCTCTCACAGGAACATGGGTCCCCAGGGTCCTCCTGGCATGCCACCTGGCCCCAGAGGCATGCAAGGACCTCCCCCAACAGGAATGCCCCCAGGTTCTGGTGGTATGATGGGACCACCACCACGAGGACAAGGGCCACCACAGGGAGGTATGATGCATCAGGACATGAGGGGTCCTGTGCCTCACGGAAACATGGTAGGCCCTCAGGGACCCATGCCAGGGAGTATGATGGGACCTCCACCCAGGACGCATGGTAATATGCAGGGCATGGGAAATATGCATGGAATGGGGCCTCCTCCAGGGGGTATGCATGGACCACCAAATAACATGCAAGGGCCACCAGGAAACATGCAGGGCCCTCCACCATATATGCAAGGCAAACCACCACACATGGGTGAAGGAAATCGTGGACAGTTCAGCCAG GGACAGAATCCTGGGCCTCAATCAATGATGCATGGAATAGGACAGCAGGGACCTAACGGAAAAG ATGGTCCTCGAGGACCACCTAACCACCACATGGGACCCCCACCAGATCGACAGGGCCCTGGTCAGGGCTCAGATGGAGGCCAGTACTGGGGTGATGATGGGGGTTATCAAGAGGGCTGGAGAAGAGGCCCTGGGCAGGAATACTCTGTAGGTCACAGAGGAATCTCTGGAGGCCCATGGGAGGGCCAGGAAAGGTTTTCCTCACATGATGGAGAGTACATGGGACATGACCG GTATGATGGGTATGAGGACTCTGGTGAGGAGTTTGACCAGAGGCCGAGACGGCCACCACATGGAGAAGACTC ATACAGGAGGGGTGGCCCAAGTGGTCGTGGTGGAATGGGCGTATACCAAGATGAGTATGGTGGAGACGAAAGCTTTGATTCTCAAGAAGACATGGGCCAGGGTtggggaggaagaggaagaccaCGTGGTGGGCCACCAAGAGGAG GTGGTGTAGGAAGAAAGGGGCTTCTCCCAACTCCTGATGATTATCCATGTCACTATGAAGGCGGAAGAAACCAGGAGGGCTGGGAGGGAGGGCGAGATTCAG GTCATGAGAGTTATCGGGAGGGTCAGCGCCCAGACCACAATATGCATGACAGTCCTTCTCCAGCCAGCAGAGAACGATCCTCCTCTCTACAGGGCATGGACATGGCCTCGCTGCCTCCACGCAAACGGCCATGGCATGACGGACCAGGCACTGGTGACATGGACTCCCCCGGTGCAGGGCCTGATGAAAGAGGAGCGG GTCGACCATCACCAAGAGACGAAGGAGGGTATGGGCATCCATCACGGGGAGGAAGAGGTGGTTGGAGCCGTGGTGGGCCGCCCAACCCAGGTGGTCCTGGTCCTAATGTGGGTCCAAATACCAGGCGAGGGGCTCCACGTGGTGTTATGAGGGGAGGTCGCGGACGGTAG
- the wdr33 gene encoding pre-mRNA 3' end processing protein WDR33 isoform X4, producing MATDIGSPPRFFHMPRFQHQAPRQLFYKRPDFAQQQAMQQLTFDGKRMRKAVNRKTIDYNPSVIRHLENRLWQRDHRDFRAIQPDAGCYNDLVPPVGMLNNPMNAVTTKFVRTSTNKVKCPVFVVRWTPEGRRLVTGASSGEFTLWNGLTFNFETILQAHDSPVRAMTWSHNDMWMLTADHGGYVKYWQSNMNNVKMFQAHKEAIREASFSPTDNKFATCSDDGTVRIWDFLRCHEERILRGHGADVKCVDWHPTKGLVVSGSKDSQQPIKFWDPKTGQSLATLHAHKNTVMEVKWNLNGNWLLTASRDHLCKLFDIRNLKEELQVFRGHKKEATAVAWHPVHEGLFASGGSDGSLLFWHAGVEKEVGGMEMAHEGMIWSLAWHPLGHILCSGSNDHTSKFWTRNRPGDKMRDRYNLNLLPGMSEDGVEYDDIETNSVAAIPGMGIPEQLKAAMEQEQTGKEMVAEPEMSIPGLDWGMEEVMLKDQKKPPTKKVPYAKPIPAQFQQAWAENKVPAMPPGEVPKERKDEKTADGKKKTQAEIEQEMAALQYTNPMLLEQLKIERMAQLQEQGIPSPGGQSGPMPPFPGQGGPMPPPTQGFPQSMPPQQMSHNMPPMGPGGMPGPFIPPGQMGPPGPPMHQGPPPQGMMGPDMHGPPRHPGSHRNMGPQGPPGMPPGPRGMQGPPPTGMPPGSGGMMGPPPRGQGPPQGGMMHQDMRGPVPHGNMVGPQGPMPGSMMGPPPRTHGNMQGMGNMHGMGPPPGGMHGPPNNMQGPPGNMQGPPPYMQGKPPHMGEGNRGQFSQGQNPGPQSMMHGIGQQGPNGKDGPRGPPNHHMGPPPDRQGPGQGSDGGQYWGDDGGYQEGWRRGPGQEYSVGHRGISGGPWEGQERFSSHDGEYMGHDRYDGYEDSGEEFDQRPRRPPHGEDSYRRGGPSGRGGMGVYQDEYGGDESFDSQEDMGQGWGGRGRPRGGPPRGGHESYREGQRPDHNMHDSPSPASRERSSSLQGMDMASLPPRKRPWHDGPGTGDMDSPGAGPDERGAGRPSPRDEGGYGHPSRGGRGGWSRGGPPNPGGPGPNVGPNTRRGAPRGVMRGGRGR from the exons ATGGCAACAGATATTGGCTCACCTCCTCGGTTTTTCCATATGCCTCGGTTCCAGCACCAGGCACCTCGTCAGCTGTTCTACAAGAGACCGGACTTTGCCCAGCAGCAGGCTATGCAGCAGCTCACTTTCGATGGCAAGCGCATGAGGAAAGCTGTGAATCGCAAGACCATTGATTACAATCCGTCTGTTATCAGACATCTTGAG AATCGATTGTGGCAACGTGATCATCGAGATTTCCGTGCTATTCAACCAGATGCAGGCTGCTACAATGAT cttgtTCCTCCAGTTGGTATGCTTAATAACCCTATGAATGCTGTTACAACAAAGTTTGTCAGAACCTCCACCAACAAAGTCAAATGCCCTGTGTTTGTTGTGCGG TGGACTCCTGAAGGCAGGCGACTTGTAACAGGTGCATCCAGTGGGGAGTTTACTTTATGGAACGGGCTCACATTTAACTTTGAGACAATTCTTCAG GCTCATGATAGCCCTGTCAGGGCAATGACCTGGTCTCACAATGACATGTGGATGTTGACTGCCGACCATGGAGGTTACGTGAAATACTGGCAGTCCAACATGAATAACGTCAAGATGTTCCAGGCTCACAAGGAGGCGATTAGAGAGGCCAG TTTCTCTCCCACGGATAATAAATTTGCCACTTGCTCTGATGATGGAACTGTACGTATCTGGGACTTTCTCCGCTGTCATGAAGAAAGAATTCTGAGAG GTCACGGAGCAGATGTGAAGTGTGTTGATTGGCATCCCACGAAGGGCTTGGTGGTATCTGGCAGCAAGGATAGCCAGCAACCTATCAAATTTTGGGACCCAAAGACTGGACAAAGTTTGGCAACACT ACatgcacataaaaacacagtcaTGGAGGTGAAGTGGAACCTTAATGGCAACTGGCTGTTGACAGCGTCACGTGACCATTTATGCAAACTGTTTGACATTCGCAACCTCAAAGAGGAGCTGCAGGTTTTTAGAGGACATAAGAAAGAAGCCACAG cTGTAGCTTGGCACCCAGTTCATGAAGGCTTGTTTGCCAGTGGAGGCTCTGATGGATCACTGCTATTTTGGCATGCAGG TGTGGAGAAAGAGGTTGGAGGAATGGAGATGGCTCATGAAGGAATGATTTGGAGTCTAGCCTGGCACCCCCTGGGCCACATCTTGTGTTCTGGGTCTAATGACCATACCAG CAAATTTTGGACAAGGAATCGACCAGGGGATAAAATGCGGGACAGATACAATCTGAACTTGTTGCCTGGAATGTCAGAAGATGGAGTGGAGTATG ATGACATAGAGACCAATAGTGTTGCAGCCATTCCCGGCATGGGGATCCCAGAACAACTGAAGGCTGCAATGGAACAAGAACAAACTG GCAAAGAGATGGTGGCAGAGCCTGAGATGAGCATTCCAGGGCTGGACTGGGGAATGGAAGAGGTGATGCTGAAGGACCAAAAAAAGCCCCCAACGAAAAAGGTTCCTTATGCAAAACCAATTCCAGCTCAGTTTCAACAG GCCTGGGCAGAGAATAAGGTTCCAGCGATGCCTCCTGGAGAGGTTCCAAAGGAAAGGAAGGATGAGAAGACAGCAGATGGCAAAAAGAAGACCCAAGCAGAGATTGAGCAGGAAATGGCTGCCCTGCAGTATACAAATCCAATGTTGCTCGAG caaCTGAAGATTGAGCGAATGGCACAGTTACAAGAGCAGGGAATCCCTTCCCCTGGTGGACAGTCAGGGCCAATGCCACCCTTTCCAGGGCAGGGTGGTCCAATGCCCCCTCCCACACAAGGATTCCCTCAGTCCATGCCTCCACAACAAATGTCGCACAACATGCCTCCAATGGGACCGGGTGGAATGCCTGGTCCTTTCATTCCTCCAGGCCAGATGGGTCCACCAGGACCTCCCATGCACCAGGGTCCCCCTCCTCAGGGCATGATGGGTCCAGACATGCATGGACCTCCACGTCATCCAGGCTCTCACAGGAACATGGGTCCCCAGGGTCCTCCTGGCATGCCACCTGGCCCCAGAGGCATGCAAGGACCTCCCCCAACAGGAATGCCCCCAGGTTCTGGTGGTATGATGGGACCACCACCACGAGGACAAGGGCCACCACAGGGAGGTATGATGCATCAGGACATGAGGGGTCCTGTGCCTCACGGAAACATGGTAGGCCCTCAGGGACCCATGCCAGGGAGTATGATGGGACCTCCACCCAGGACGCATGGTAATATGCAGGGCATGGGAAATATGCATGGAATGGGGCCTCCTCCAGGGGGTATGCATGGACCACCAAATAACATGCAAGGGCCACCAGGAAACATGCAGGGCCCTCCACCATATATGCAAGGCAAACCACCACACATGGGTGAAGGAAATCGTGGACAGTTCAGCCAG GGACAGAATCCTGGGCCTCAATCAATGATGCATGGAATAGGACAGCAGGGACCTAACGGAAAAG ATGGTCCTCGAGGACCACCTAACCACCACATGGGACCCCCACCAGATCGACAGGGCCCTGGTCAGGGCTCAGATGGAGGCCAGTACTGGGGTGATGATGGGGGTTATCAAGAGGGCTGGAGAAGAGGCCCTGGGCAGGAATACTCTGTAGGTCACAGAGGAATCTCTGGAGGCCCATGGGAGGGCCAGGAAAGGTTTTCCTCACATGATGGAGAGTACATGGGACATGACCG GTATGATGGGTATGAGGACTCTGGTGAGGAGTTTGACCAGAGGCCGAGACGGCCACCACATGGAGAAGACTC ATACAGGAGGGGTGGCCCAAGTGGTCGTGGTGGAATGGGCGTATACCAAGATGAGTATGGTGGAGACGAAAGCTTTGATTCTCAAGAAGACATGGGCCAGGGTtggggaggaagaggaagaccaCGTGGTGGGCCACCAAGAGGAG GTCATGAGAGTTATCGGGAGGGTCAGCGCCCAGACCACAATATGCATGACAGTCCTTCTCCAGCCAGCAGAGAACGATCCTCCTCTCTACAGGGCATGGACATGGCCTCGCTGCCTCCACGCAAACGGCCATGGCATGACGGACCAGGCACTGGTGACATGGACTCCCCCGGTGCAGGGCCTGATGAAAGAGGAGCGG GTCGACCATCACCAAGAGACGAAGGAGGGTATGGGCATCCATCACGGGGAGGAAGAGGTGGTTGGAGCCGTGGTGGGCCGCCCAACCCAGGTGGTCCTGGTCCTAATGTGGGTCCAAATACCAGGCGAGGGGCTCCACGTGGTGTTATGAGGGGAGGTCGCGGACGGTAG
- the wdr33 gene encoding pre-mRNA 3' end processing protein WDR33 isoform X1 encodes MATDIGSPPRFFHMPRFQHQAPRQLFYKRPDFAQQQAMQQLTFDGKRMRKAVNRKTIDYNPSVIRHLENRLWQRDHRDFRAIQPDAGCYNDLVPPVGMLNNPMNAVTTKFVRTSTNKVKCPVFVVRWTPEGRRLVTGASSGEFTLWNGLTFNFETILQAHDSPVRAMTWSHNDMWMLTADHGGYVKYWQSNMNNVKMFQAHKEAIREASFSPTDNKFATCSDDGTVRIWDFLRCHEERILRGHGADVKCVDWHPTKGLVVSGSKDSQQPIKFWDPKTGQSLATLHAHKNTVMEVKWNLNGNWLLTASRDHLCKLFDIRNLKEELQVFRGHKKEATAVAWHPVHEGLFASGGSDGSLLFWHAGVEKEVGGMEMAHEGMIWSLAWHPLGHILCSGSNDHTSKFWTRNRPGDKMRDRYNLNLLPGMSEDGVEYDDIETNSVAAIPGMGIPEQLKAAMEQEQTGKEMVAEPEMSIPGLDWGMEEVMLKDQKKPPTKKVPYAKPIPAQFQQAWAENKVPAMPPGEVPKERKDEKTADGKKKTQAEIEQEMAALQYTNPMLLEQLKIERMAQLQEQGIPSPGGQSGPMPPFPGQGGPMPPPTQGFPQSMPPQQMSHNMPPMGPGGMPGPFIPPGQMGPPGPPMHQGPPPQGMMGPDMHGPPRHPGSHRNMGPQGPPGMPPGPRGMQGPPPTGMPPGSGGMMGPPPRGQGPPQGGMMHQDMRGPVPHGNMVGPQGPMPGSMMGPPPRTHGNMQGMGNMHGMGPPPGGMHGPPNNMQGPPGNMQGPPPYMQGKPPHMGEGNRGQFSQGQNPGPQSMMHGIGQQGPNGKGDGPRGPPNHHMGPPPDRQGPGQGSDGGQYWGDDGGYQEGWRRGPGQEYSVGHRGISGGPWEGQERFSSHDGEYMGHDRYDGYEDSGEEFDQRPRRPPHGEDSYRRGGPSGRGGMGVYQDEYGGDESFDSQEDMGQGWGGRGRPRGGPPRGGGVGRKGLLPTPDDYPCHYEGGRNQEGWEGGRDSGHESYREGQRPDHNMHDSPSPASRERSSSLQGMDMASLPPRKRPWHDGPGTGDMDSPGAGPDERGAGRPSPRDEGGYGHPSRGGRGGWSRGGPPNPGGPGPNVGPNTRRGAPRGVMRGGRGR; translated from the exons ATGGCAACAGATATTGGCTCACCTCCTCGGTTTTTCCATATGCCTCGGTTCCAGCACCAGGCACCTCGTCAGCTGTTCTACAAGAGACCGGACTTTGCCCAGCAGCAGGCTATGCAGCAGCTCACTTTCGATGGCAAGCGCATGAGGAAAGCTGTGAATCGCAAGACCATTGATTACAATCCGTCTGTTATCAGACATCTTGAG AATCGATTGTGGCAACGTGATCATCGAGATTTCCGTGCTATTCAACCAGATGCAGGCTGCTACAATGAT cttgtTCCTCCAGTTGGTATGCTTAATAACCCTATGAATGCTGTTACAACAAAGTTTGTCAGAACCTCCACCAACAAAGTCAAATGCCCTGTGTTTGTTGTGCGG TGGACTCCTGAAGGCAGGCGACTTGTAACAGGTGCATCCAGTGGGGAGTTTACTTTATGGAACGGGCTCACATTTAACTTTGAGACAATTCTTCAG GCTCATGATAGCCCTGTCAGGGCAATGACCTGGTCTCACAATGACATGTGGATGTTGACTGCCGACCATGGAGGTTACGTGAAATACTGGCAGTCCAACATGAATAACGTCAAGATGTTCCAGGCTCACAAGGAGGCGATTAGAGAGGCCAG TTTCTCTCCCACGGATAATAAATTTGCCACTTGCTCTGATGATGGAACTGTACGTATCTGGGACTTTCTCCGCTGTCATGAAGAAAGAATTCTGAGAG GTCACGGAGCAGATGTGAAGTGTGTTGATTGGCATCCCACGAAGGGCTTGGTGGTATCTGGCAGCAAGGATAGCCAGCAACCTATCAAATTTTGGGACCCAAAGACTGGACAAAGTTTGGCAACACT ACatgcacataaaaacacagtcaTGGAGGTGAAGTGGAACCTTAATGGCAACTGGCTGTTGACAGCGTCACGTGACCATTTATGCAAACTGTTTGACATTCGCAACCTCAAAGAGGAGCTGCAGGTTTTTAGAGGACATAAGAAAGAAGCCACAG cTGTAGCTTGGCACCCAGTTCATGAAGGCTTGTTTGCCAGTGGAGGCTCTGATGGATCACTGCTATTTTGGCATGCAGG TGTGGAGAAAGAGGTTGGAGGAATGGAGATGGCTCATGAAGGAATGATTTGGAGTCTAGCCTGGCACCCCCTGGGCCACATCTTGTGTTCTGGGTCTAATGACCATACCAG CAAATTTTGGACAAGGAATCGACCAGGGGATAAAATGCGGGACAGATACAATCTGAACTTGTTGCCTGGAATGTCAGAAGATGGAGTGGAGTATG ATGACATAGAGACCAATAGTGTTGCAGCCATTCCCGGCATGGGGATCCCAGAACAACTGAAGGCTGCAATGGAACAAGAACAAACTG GCAAAGAGATGGTGGCAGAGCCTGAGATGAGCATTCCAGGGCTGGACTGGGGAATGGAAGAGGTGATGCTGAAGGACCAAAAAAAGCCCCCAACGAAAAAGGTTCCTTATGCAAAACCAATTCCAGCTCAGTTTCAACAG GCCTGGGCAGAGAATAAGGTTCCAGCGATGCCTCCTGGAGAGGTTCCAAAGGAAAGGAAGGATGAGAAGACAGCAGATGGCAAAAAGAAGACCCAAGCAGAGATTGAGCAGGAAATGGCTGCCCTGCAGTATACAAATCCAATGTTGCTCGAG caaCTGAAGATTGAGCGAATGGCACAGTTACAAGAGCAGGGAATCCCTTCCCCTGGTGGACAGTCAGGGCCAATGCCACCCTTTCCAGGGCAGGGTGGTCCAATGCCCCCTCCCACACAAGGATTCCCTCAGTCCATGCCTCCACAACAAATGTCGCACAACATGCCTCCAATGGGACCGGGTGGAATGCCTGGTCCTTTCATTCCTCCAGGCCAGATGGGTCCACCAGGACCTCCCATGCACCAGGGTCCCCCTCCTCAGGGCATGATGGGTCCAGACATGCATGGACCTCCACGTCATCCAGGCTCTCACAGGAACATGGGTCCCCAGGGTCCTCCTGGCATGCCACCTGGCCCCAGAGGCATGCAAGGACCTCCCCCAACAGGAATGCCCCCAGGTTCTGGTGGTATGATGGGACCACCACCACGAGGACAAGGGCCACCACAGGGAGGTATGATGCATCAGGACATGAGGGGTCCTGTGCCTCACGGAAACATGGTAGGCCCTCAGGGACCCATGCCAGGGAGTATGATGGGACCTCCACCCAGGACGCATGGTAATATGCAGGGCATGGGAAATATGCATGGAATGGGGCCTCCTCCAGGGGGTATGCATGGACCACCAAATAACATGCAAGGGCCACCAGGAAACATGCAGGGCCCTCCACCATATATGCAAGGCAAACCACCACACATGGGTGAAGGAAATCGTGGACAGTTCAGCCAG GGACAGAATCCTGGGCCTCAATCAATGATGCATGGAATAGGACAGCAGGGACCTAACGGAAAAG GAGATGGTCCTCGAGGACCACCTAACCACCACATGGGACCCCCACCAGATCGACAGGGCCCTGGTCAGGGCTCAGATGGAGGCCAGTACTGGGGTGATGATGGGGGTTATCAAGAGGGCTGGAGAAGAGGCCCTGGGCAGGAATACTCTGTAGGTCACAGAGGAATCTCTGGAGGCCCATGGGAGGGCCAGGAAAGGTTTTCCTCACATGATGGAGAGTACATGGGACATGACCG GTATGATGGGTATGAGGACTCTGGTGAGGAGTTTGACCAGAGGCCGAGACGGCCACCACATGGAGAAGACTC ATACAGGAGGGGTGGCCCAAGTGGTCGTGGTGGAATGGGCGTATACCAAGATGAGTATGGTGGAGACGAAAGCTTTGATTCTCAAGAAGACATGGGCCAGGGTtggggaggaagaggaagaccaCGTGGTGGGCCACCAAGAGGAG GTGGTGTAGGAAGAAAGGGGCTTCTCCCAACTCCTGATGATTATCCATGTCACTATGAAGGCGGAAGAAACCAGGAGGGCTGGGAGGGAGGGCGAGATTCAG GTCATGAGAGTTATCGGGAGGGTCAGCGCCCAGACCACAATATGCATGACAGTCCTTCTCCAGCCAGCAGAGAACGATCCTCCTCTCTACAGGGCATGGACATGGCCTCGCTGCCTCCACGCAAACGGCCATGGCATGACGGACCAGGCACTGGTGACATGGACTCCCCCGGTGCAGGGCCTGATGAAAGAGGAGCGG GTCGACCATCACCAAGAGACGAAGGAGGGTATGGGCATCCATCACGGGGAGGAAGAGGTGGTTGGAGCCGTGGTGGGCCGCCCAACCCAGGTGGTCCTGGTCCTAATGTGGGTCCAAATACCAGGCGAGGGGCTCCACGTGGTGTTATGAGGGGAGGTCGCGGACGGTAG